Proteins found in one Pirellulales bacterium genomic segment:
- a CDS encoding type 1 glutamine amidotransferase domain-containing protein — protein MKKSILVVVTSTAKYPAMNRPTGLWLGEAVHFVEQVEAAGYGVDFVSPQGGYTPIDPASLGEMALPIDWEYYQNPQFMARLGATMRPEQIDPDLYAAIYFAGGHGVIWDFPDNVTLQRISAQIYASGGIVASVCHGAVGLLNIKLSDESSLIAGKIVTGFSNEEERLAKLDEHVPFLTEDELKLRGAIYRQADHPFTEFAVADGRLVTGQNPQSGAAVAKKVLAVLAGSGN, from the coding sequence ATGAAGAAGAGCATCCTCGTCGTCGTAACCAGTACGGCCAAGTATCCAGCAATGAATCGCCCCACTGGTTTGTGGTTGGGGGAGGCGGTCCATTTTGTCGAACAGGTCGAAGCGGCCGGCTATGGCGTCGATTTCGTGAGCCCACAAGGGGGATACACACCGATTGACCCCGCCAGTCTTGGCGAGATGGCGCTGCCGATCGATTGGGAATACTACCAAAACCCACAATTCATGGCGCGCCTCGGCGCGACAATGCGTCCCGAGCAGATCGATCCGGACCTGTACGCAGCGATCTATTTTGCCGGCGGCCACGGAGTGATTTGGGATTTTCCCGACAACGTGACTCTGCAAAGAATCAGCGCGCAGATTTACGCATCGGGTGGGATTGTCGCGTCGGTTTGCCACGGAGCAGTAGGACTGTTGAACATCAAGCTCAGCGACGAATCGTCACTCATCGCCGGCAAAATCGTCACCGGATTCTCCAACGAAGAAGAACGGCTGGCGAAGCTCGACGAGCATGTCCCTTTCTTGACGGAGGATGAATTAAAGCTTCGCGGCGCCATATACCGCCAGGCGGACCACCCCTTCACGGAGTTCGCGGTCGCCGATGGGCGGCTGGTCACGGGACAGAACCCACAGTCTGGTGCGGCCGTGGCGAAGAAAGTGCTCGCAGTACTTGCAGGCTCTGGAAACTGA
- a CDS encoding ABC transporter ATP-binding protein, whose translation MFRLEQVSKVYRQRRAEVVAFRCERLEVATGEYVAVVGPSGSGKTTLLSLLGGMLSPDTGQVFVDGLDVYRLNPAARARLRGEKIGFVFQSFNLLPYLSALENVRVPLAIAAKSSAKQVERATRLLEQLGLGDRLDHKPCELSTGQQQRVALARTLCNEPRIILADEPTGNLDPDSRQHVLETFDQCVREGRTIVMVTHDVSAAERATRRLRLSQGSVLGVDPRQHRAA comes from the coding sequence ATGTTTCGTCTCGAACAAGTCTCCAAGGTCTACCGGCAGCGTCGCGCCGAAGTTGTGGCCTTTCGTTGCGAACGACTGGAAGTGGCGACGGGCGAGTACGTAGCCGTGGTTGGGCCGAGCGGGAGCGGAAAGACGACGTTGCTCTCGCTGCTCGGGGGCATGCTCTCGCCCGATACCGGGCAGGTGTTTGTCGATGGGCTGGATGTCTATCGTTTGAATCCGGCCGCGCGGGCACGTCTGCGGGGCGAGAAGATCGGCTTCGTCTTTCAAAGCTTCAACCTGCTCCCGTATCTCTCGGCCCTCGAGAACGTGCGCGTTCCGCTGGCCATCGCCGCCAAGAGTTCCGCCAAGCAGGTCGAGCGTGCGACGCGCCTGCTCGAACAACTGGGGCTGGGGGACCGGCTCGATCACAAGCCGTGCGAATTGAGCACGGGGCAGCAACAACGGGTGGCGCTGGCCCGCACGCTCTGCAACGAGCCGCGCATCATCCTGGCCGATGAGCCGACGGGGAATCTCGATCCCGATAGTCGTCAGCACGTGCTGGAGACATTCGACCAATGCGTGCGCGAAGGACGGACCATCGTCATGGTAACGCACGACGTCAGCGCCGCCGAACGCGCCACGCGCCGCTTGCGTTTGTCGCAGGGTAGCGTGCTCGGAGTCGATCCACGGCAACATCGGGCCGCGTGA
- a CDS encoding neutral/alkaline non-lysosomal ceramidase N-terminal domain-containing protein, translated as MRGLFVLSLLLTTLLPSVVTGADVTWKAGVAKAVITPEKPVWLAGYGSKRPPDGKLHDLWIKALALQDDAGHKVVLVTSDFQGVPKSMSDRVFAQLRKKFGLERRDVLLTFSHNHCGPRLGDDLLDYYPVEAEQEELVAEYTAQMVERMVAMVGEALGKLAPATLQTGKGRATFAINRRNNPEADVPGLLASGKPLTGPVDHDVPVLTVTRPNGQLEAILFGYACHPTTLSFFTWCGDYPGFAQIELEEKYPGAMAMFVNTCGGDQNPLPRRRVELCERYGQQLAAAVAEALERPLEPVSSGLRTAFAYVELPYLKVMSRDELFAARQEDNAIRARWAARMLEKLERGETFPESYPYPLHAWRLGNEMLVIGMGAETVVDYALRFKREFGPGTWVCGYCDDMIAYIPSRRVWEEGGYEGGSNLYEYGRPALRWSGEVEDRIAETVHRLVQQVTD; from the coding sequence GTGCGTGGGCTGTTTGTGCTCTCTTTGCTGTTGACCACGCTCCTGCCGTCCGTGGTCACGGGGGCAGACGTTACCTGGAAGGCGGGCGTCGCCAAAGCGGTCATCACGCCGGAGAAGCCGGTCTGGCTCGCCGGCTATGGCAGCAAACGTCCGCCCGACGGCAAGCTGCACGATCTTTGGATAAAGGCGTTGGCGCTCCAGGACGATGCCGGCCACAAGGTTGTCCTGGTGACGAGCGACTTCCAAGGGGTGCCCAAGAGCATGAGCGATCGGGTGTTTGCCCAGCTCCGCAAGAAATTTGGACTCGAACGGCGCGACGTCCTGCTCACCTTTTCGCACAATCATTGCGGTCCGCGCCTCGGCGACGATCTGCTCGATTACTATCCGGTCGAAGCAGAACAGGAAGAACTGGTGGCTGAATATACGGCACAGATGGTCGAGCGCATGGTGGCCATGGTGGGCGAGGCCTTGGGCAAGCTCGCGCCGGCCACGCTACAGACCGGTAAAGGCAGGGCAACGTTCGCCATCAATCGGCGCAACAATCCTGAAGCGGACGTGCCCGGCCTGCTCGCCTCTGGTAAGCCTTTGACGGGCCCGGTCGATCATGATGTTCCCGTGTTGACCGTGACGCGGCCGAATGGCCAACTCGAGGCGATTCTCTTCGGGTATGCCTGCCATCCGACGACGCTCAGTTTCTTCACCTGGTGTGGCGATTATCCCGGCTTTGCGCAAATCGAGTTGGAAGAGAAGTATCCCGGCGCGATGGCGATGTTCGTGAATACGTGCGGCGGCGATCAAAATCCCTTGCCGCGCCGTCGGGTCGAGTTATGCGAACGCTACGGTCAGCAACTCGCCGCGGCTGTTGCCGAAGCCTTGGAGCGACCGCTCGAGCCGGTGTCGTCCGGGCTGCGCACCGCGTTCGCCTATGTCGAGCTTCCTTACCTGAAAGTCATGTCGCGCGATGAGTTGTTTGCCGCCCGGCAAGAAGACAATGCCATTCGCGCGCGCTGGGCCGCGCGGATGCTCGAAAAGCTGGAACGGGGAGAGACATTTCCCGAATCGTACCCCTATCCCTTGCATGCCTGGCGGTTGGGAAACGAAATGCTTGTGATCGGCATGGGGGCAGAGACGGTGGTCGACTACGCGTTGCGGTTCAAGCGGGAGTTCGGCCCCGGCACCTGGGTCTGCGGCTATTGCGACGACATGATCGCGTACATCCCGTCGCGGCGCGTCTGGGAAGAAGGGGGCTACGAAGGAGGATCAAACCTCTACGAATACGGACGCCCTGCCCTCAGATGGTCCGGCGAAGTCGAAGATCGCATCGCCGAAACGGTGCATCGCCTGGTGCAGCAAGTAACCGATTGA
- a CDS encoding flavodoxin, which produces MDLSMAIFYGSSTGNTEMAAQKIKDELGDFVSHVADVAKADPKEMEEYDLLFLGVSTWNIGEMQDDWDKFIPQMEGLNLAGKKIAIFAMGDSVGYPHNFLDAMGELWGVVQKLGSPELVGVWPTAGYSFEDSQGRFDDEHFLGLGLDEDNESDLTDERISAWLLKVMQDAGMLEPETN; this is translated from the coding sequence ATCGATCTATCGATGGCGATCTTTTACGGCTCGAGCACCGGCAACACGGAGATGGCGGCGCAAAAAATCAAGGACGAGCTGGGGGACTTTGTGTCGCACGTGGCGGACGTCGCCAAGGCCGATCCCAAAGAGATGGAAGAGTACGACCTGCTCTTCCTGGGCGTTTCTACCTGGAACATCGGCGAGATGCAGGATGACTGGGACAAGTTCATCCCGCAGATGGAAGGTCTCAATCTCGCCGGCAAGAAGATCGCCATCTTTGCGATGGGCGACTCCGTGGGATACCCCCATAACTTTCTCGATGCGATGGGCGAGCTATGGGGTGTCGTGCAAAAGCTCGGTTCGCCCGAGTTGGTCGGCGTCTGGCCGACCGCGGGCTATTCGTTCGAAGACTCGCAAGGCAGGTTCGACGACGAGCACTTTCTCGGCCTCGGCCTCGACGAGGACAACGAATCGGACCTGACCGACGAACGCATCAGTGCCTGGCTTTTGAAGGTGATGCAGGACGCGGGCATGCTGGAGCCCGAGACCAACTAG
- a CDS encoding ABC transporter permease has protein sequence MKLSTLVWRELCARPTTLIAAALTIVLSVGALVAIRHITTFSERAIGRQLEQLGANVLVLPQGTTLQDYYSADLSDRTLPESHASTILLANLSGVDRLSPRLCVSTSLGNRGVTVTGILPQSEFEANAAWQSVGVFAADRTGCGRANCNMKELDASPEALASQRSIQQLGSDEIVIGADVAEFAKLAPGARVELWDNTFKVVAVLPPTGTIDDSRVYAHLHTVQQLTDAGEVVNAIEVIGCCDDAATGLVPQLSTLLPDAKVVTVSQVVATQVGVNQILRQISLMVFAVLIVVGGATLAGTISANVRERRREVGTLMALGASPWYVARLFLWKALWLGAGGALIGSVLGVATAMALGSFWAGLVIVPLPELIFAAILTTLVVSACAAYLPARTAAKLDPCVCFQEV, from the coding sequence ATGAAACTCTCGACGCTGGTTTGGCGCGAGCTGTGCGCTCGCCCCACCACGTTGATCGCCGCCGCACTGACGATCGTGCTCAGTGTCGGAGCGTTGGTGGCGATTCGACATATCACCACGTTTTCCGAGCGTGCCATTGGGCGCCAGCTCGAACAACTTGGGGCCAATGTGCTCGTGCTTCCGCAGGGAACCACGCTGCAGGATTATTACTCGGCCGACTTGTCCGATCGGACATTGCCCGAGAGCCACGCCTCGACGATTTTGCTGGCAAATCTCTCGGGGGTCGATCGCCTTTCTCCCCGGCTCTGCGTTTCGACCAGTCTGGGAAATCGGGGGGTGACCGTAACGGGGATTCTGCCGCAGAGCGAATTCGAGGCGAATGCCGCCTGGCAGTCGGTAGGTGTTTTTGCAGCCGATCGCACCGGTTGTGGGCGCGCCAACTGCAACATGAAGGAGCTTGATGCCTCGCCCGAGGCGCTGGCCTCGCAACGGTCGATTCAGCAGCTTGGCAGTGACGAGATCGTGATCGGTGCGGACGTGGCGGAGTTCGCCAAGTTGGCTCCCGGCGCCCGTGTCGAGTTGTGGGACAACACCTTCAAAGTCGTGGCCGTGCTGCCCCCGACGGGCACCATCGACGACAGCCGAGTATACGCTCATCTGCACACGGTTCAGCAATTGACCGATGCCGGCGAGGTCGTGAACGCCATCGAGGTAATCGGTTGCTGCGACGATGCGGCGACGGGGCTCGTGCCGCAGCTTTCCACGCTACTGCCCGATGCCAAGGTGGTGACCGTTTCGCAAGTTGTGGCGACTCAGGTCGGAGTCAACCAGATACTCCGTCAAATTTCGCTCATGGTGTTCGCCGTACTGATCGTTGTGGGTGGAGCGACCTTGGCCGGAACGATTTCCGCCAACGTGCGCGAGCGGAGACGCGAAGTGGGCACTCTGATGGCCTTGGGCGCCAGTCCTTGGTATGTCGCGCGCCTGTTCTTGTGGAAAGCGCTCTGGCTGGGGGCAGGGGGGGCGCTGATTGGATCGGTGCTGGGAGTTGCCACGGCGATGGCGCTTGGCTCGTTCTGGGCCGGACTCGTCATTGTGCCGCTTCCGGAACTGATTTTCGCCGCGATTCTCACGACGCTCGTCGTCTCGGCGTGTGCGGCGTACCTGCCGGCCCGTACGGCTGCCAAGCTCGATCCCTGCGTTTGCTTCCAGGAGGTTTAA
- a CDS encoding alpha/beta hydrolase, with protein MRLHTIFLRAMCVLGCVLASTTLAEESVQIEKNIAYLGDDRAEKADLYLPPVMVSGRLRPGVVIIHGGGWVGGKRDARREINIGTTLAQHDYVCLSIDYLLQSQEPGAAKIWPQNLHDCKTAVRWLRANAARYQIDPAHIGVIGGSAGGHLAAMVGLTGSELDPAGPYGDQSTRVQAVIDLYGPMAHTQRRIDTLVDPANPKVEQLTKQITPLSHIDADDPPVLILHGTADKTVDVEDSEIFAAALEQGGVTHELIIIPDAPHTFDLQPKQRDLRPVVLAFFDKYLKPASGE; from the coding sequence ATGAGATTGCATACGATTTTCCTGCGGGCGATGTGCGTACTGGGTTGCGTGCTGGCCTCGACTACTCTGGCTGAGGAATCCGTACAGATCGAGAAGAACATCGCGTACCTGGGCGACGATCGCGCGGAAAAGGCCGATCTGTACCTGCCCCCGGTCATGGTGTCTGGCCGTTTGCGACCGGGGGTCGTGATCATTCATGGAGGTGGCTGGGTCGGTGGCAAACGCGATGCACGCCGCGAGATCAACATCGGGACGACGCTGGCGCAGCACGATTATGTCTGCCTGAGCATCGATTACTTGCTGCAATCGCAGGAACCGGGAGCCGCTAAGATCTGGCCCCAAAATCTGCACGACTGCAAAACTGCCGTACGTTGGCTGCGAGCAAACGCGGCCCGGTATCAGATCGACCCCGCTCACATCGGCGTCATCGGTGGATCGGCGGGCGGTCATCTGGCCGCGATGGTGGGGCTGACGGGCTCGGAGCTGGACCCCGCTGGACCCTATGGCGATCAGTCGACCCGGGTCCAGGCGGTGATCGACCTGTACGGTCCAATGGCGCACACGCAACGCCGGATCGACACTCTCGTCGACCCGGCAAATCCAAAGGTCGAGCAGCTCACGAAGCAGATCACGCCCCTATCGCACATCGATGCCGACGATCCTCCCGTGCTGATCTTGCACGGAACCGCCGACAAGACCGTGGACGTGGAAGATTCCGAGATCTTCGCTGCCGCCCTCGAGCAGGGTGGAGTAACGCACGAGCTGATCATCATTCCCGACGCGCCCCACACGTTCGATTTGCAGCCCAAGCAACGCGACCTCCGACCGGTGGTGCTGGCCTTTTTCGACAAGTATCTGAAGCCCGCCTCGGGCGAGTGA
- a CDS encoding class I SAM-dependent methyltransferase, with translation MSSTMTMSATEIGPDETMEQFVARLQRTVRDQAARLEGRAQRIKDLTIELGRKDTEVEVRQLTNTLEKVLARHCFAIPLPPEELRLHVGTKATASNFWAQGLSSSTRVMEIFGEQPQGPILDWGCGCGRTLRWLLGNEAWRQNYRGCDVDTQAIEWLREHVPCPVSVCHDNPPLPYPDATFDGLFAFSVLTHIPPENHRAWYEEIRRVLRPGGLALLTVQGSNVLGEPNRYRVPTDVLDELVRTGQAYVRHEGHYKDAALVNEQFTRQQLDGLLQLEEYAVAGYQNMDQFLVRRTS, from the coding sequence ATGTCGAGCACGATGACGATGTCGGCAACTGAGATCGGTCCGGATGAAACGATGGAGCAGTTTGTGGCTCGACTCCAGCGCACGGTGCGCGATCAGGCCGCCCGCCTGGAAGGACGCGCCCAGCGCATCAAGGATCTCACGATCGAGCTCGGCCGCAAGGACACGGAAGTCGAAGTTCGCCAGCTCACCAATACGCTGGAAAAGGTGTTGGCGCGACACTGCTTTGCGATTCCGCTGCCCCCCGAGGAATTGCGACTGCACGTTGGCACGAAGGCCACGGCGTCGAATTTCTGGGCGCAAGGTCTTTCGTCGTCCACGCGCGTCATGGAGATCTTCGGCGAGCAGCCCCAGGGGCCGATTCTCGATTGGGGCTGCGGCTGCGGACGGACGTTGCGCTGGCTGCTCGGCAACGAAGCCTGGCGGCAGAATTACCGCGGCTGCGACGTCGACACGCAGGCGATCGAATGGCTCCGCGAGCACGTTCCGTGCCCCGTCTCGGTCTGCCACGACAATCCTCCGCTCCCCTATCCCGACGCAACGTTCGACGGGCTCTTCGCCTTCAGCGTGCTGACGCACATTCCGCCGGAAAATCATCGCGCGTGGTATGAAGAGATTCGTCGCGTGCTGCGTCCCGGCGGCCTAGCGCTGCTGACCGTGCAGGGGAGCAACGTCTTGGGCGAACCCAACCGTTACCGCGTCCCCACAGACGTCTTGGACGAGCTGGTGCGCACCGGGCAGGCCTACGTACGCCACGAAGGCCACTATAAAGACGCCGCGCTTGTCAATGAGCAGTTCACACGACAACAGCTCGACGGGCTGCTCCAGCTCGAAGAGTATGCCGTGGCCGGCTATCAAAACATGGATCAGTTTCTCGTGCGGCGCACGAGTTAG
- a CDS encoding ferredoxin family protein, producing the protein MPHVVCQPCFGCKYTDCVVVCPVECFYEGEKILFIHPDECIDCEACVPECPVEAIFHEDNVPAEWQDFIRLNAEMAPQSPSITEKKEPLI; encoded by the coding sequence ATGCCACATGTCGTCTGTCAACCGTGCTTCGGATGCAAGTACACCGACTGCGTCGTCGTCTGTCCGGTGGAATGCTTCTACGAGGGTGAAAAGATCCTGTTCATCCACCCCGACGAGTGCATCGACTGCGAGGCCTGCGTGCCGGAATGTCCCGTCGAGGCGATCTTTCATGAGGACAACGTGCCGGCCGAGTGGCAGGACTTCATCCGCCTGAATGCAGAAATGGCGCCGCAATCACCGTCGATTACCGAGAAGAAGGAGCCGCTGATTTGA